tgaaaaagaaaaatttctaaacaattactactaatttttttttttaaaaatcggtttttctattaaataatttttaaaagttgttgtttcaaaattcattgttattatcttattatatatattttaatcattatatatttaaatacatgtcacaatattagaaggaaaattattatcaaGTAATCTTTTGCAATAATCTTTTGATTAGGatattaaaaaaggaaaattaatattaaataatatatataataagatttttaataaaatttacttttgttaatatcttagtatatatttttaactatgagatagattaacacatgtcacaatcttaaatatataattgccaTGTGTCGCGATCTTGTTAATTAGTAACTTTGAAAAatcaagctttatataataagatattttaatcattatatatttaaacacatgtcacaatattagaaggaaaattattatcaaataatcttttgcaataatcttttgattaggatattaaaaaagaaaaattactattaaataatatatataataagatttttaataaaatttacttttgttaatatcttagtatatatttttaattatgagatagattaacacatgtcacaatcttaaatatataattgccaTGTGTCGTGATCTTGTTAATTAGTAACTTTGAAGAATCatgctttatataataagattataaaagatatatatttctGGTTTTTgggattaaaacaaaaaaaaacaaaaccgacTGTATATAAACCGAGGAAAACCAAAGTAAATCTGATTTTAATAtggaagttttttttaataaaccgaaataccgagaagccaaaaaaacaaaccaaaaccgaaccgatattcGAATTGAACACCTCTAACTTTACATAACATATGTAACTTTTGTTGCGATGAAGAGCATTTacgtatttaaaaatataagttttaaaaacaaaaaccaactaCTATAAAGACTAATTTTGGGATTTCCTATAGCTTTTAAAAAATCCTCAACTTACCAGCCCAAACCATTCTTAGGAAATACAATAACAAGACCCATAACCTCATTATTCCTAGACTCGATAACTGAATTCTATATTAATCCTATGAATTGTGATTCTCTACTAAAATGTAATTgcgaaaaacataaaaattatgtCCAAAACAAAGGAccaaagaaaacacaaatttccTAAAAGAATACATACACTAAAATGTAATTCTCTACCAgtttgttatataatatatagagaattataatttaaaaatatatgtcaaTACATTTCACGTATAGCAtattccgcgcgtagcgcggaccgatcctagtatactatatatttaagtttatatttttattttcaccacaaaaaaaaaataacagtcattgtaattaattaatttaaattgattttaaatgcaaTAGCAGATTCTGTAactaaaaagaaatacaaaaataaagtaCTTAATTTATTGTAAATGCAATgactaaatttataaataaataaaaatatttaatatgctatccatatttttaaataattctcATTTATCATGTTAtcaatgtttccaaacagtactaaAAGATCTTtcgttttaataatatagatatataaatagaaCTGGTTGAGGGACAAGAAAACCACACATTTGTTACTGTTGTATGATCATGTGATGTGAGATACTTCAATTCTCATACTTAATAATCCAAGGTTTAGATGAATCATAAAATGCACTGATTTGTCATTtgatcaacaaaaccaaaagatatatatgaacaaaaaaaaaaaaaaaaagacgatcAAAACCTCCTTGTGGCTTTTCTCATCTTCCTTTTTCCCTCCCCTTTTCTCTATATTAAAACCTAGTCGTGTTACATAAAAGGATCATCAAAGTTCTATTTAAACCCAAATTTCAAAtatccagagagagagagagtagtttCAAGCCAAGACTTctttaatcttcttcttctgatcctCAGTGAGAGAGGAAGGGAACAAAACCTCGAAAGTGACGAAGAGGTTGCCTTTCTTTGTGCTGAAGTGAAGTGGCATTCCTTCTCCTTTGAACTTCTTCACTTCCTTGGGCTTTGTAATTCCCTGTTACCACACACAGACCATATTCAttcaacccaaaataacaattagATGATCAATATAGAGTGTCTCGTGTTGTCGAAAGAATGCTAGTGTTACCTTGGAACTGATGTCAACTTCGTGATCATCCAAGTGTTTGAATGATTTCTCAAAACCAACTAGGGCCTCAACCTGAAAGATGTTTATTTCAAGTAGAATCAGTAAACAGAAGTTGTTGGCTTATGACGTAGAGATACAGAAGACGTTAATGGAATATGTATTTACCAGTGTAATGTTGACGGTCATGTGTAGATCGTTGCCATCTCTCCGGAAGCGAGCATGTGGTGCAGTTTTGATTCGGAACTGTGAATTGTACAATAACGGTTCAGTCTCTGATCTTGAAGTCAAGTGAAATAAAGAATCACAAAAACTCAGGGAAGAGGCTAACCTTAAGGTCACCAGGTTCACCATCTAGAATGGGTTCACCATCTTCGTAGAAAGACACTTCCTAAAAGAGATATCATCAATAAGCTCACAGTGAGTTTCAGATCAACTGGGATATGTAGTATCCGAGGTTTAAAACATAAGGGTGTGTTGAGTAGAGTTTGGAGGCTTACTTCTCCGTCTTTCATTCCTTTCTCAATATCAACTGTGACAAAGTATCCTTCGCGTTCGAACTTAACATTTGGGCATTTGTCACAGACCTGACAGGAAGCAGATATATTTTTAGACAGGTGGGCTCGATATTGGACTCAAGAGGATGGACTGAGAAGGCTTGAATAGATGTGCCTTACCTGCTCTGTCATCTGTTGGAACATTCCAGGACCAATTTGCCTGTGATAAACCTCATCCCTGCAGTTGCACTTTCTCTTTCCAGGAGCTGGTTTTATTACATTCTTCTCCCTCCATACCTGATTGATAGTTTAACGTGGGACATCCATCATTAATAAACCAAAAGGTGAAGGCAAGTAAATTTCATGTGCCCAAGTATACGAGTTGAAGACAATAATAACATCCTTAGAGGGAGGGTAACATACCTTCATAGAGCCTCCCATGTACAAATCTTCAAGAGTGGCCTCAAGTTCGACAATGACGTCATCACCCTTGAcaaccttctcttcttcctccgttgaaccaccaccaccaaaaaACCTAATAAGCACATTAATCAACAATCTCCACGCATTAGCAATCACATTATAAAATGATTGTAAAAACATTATCAAAACTTTAGGAAGTATTCGCACTACAGCAAAGGCCCTTAACATGATACAAATTCATTGGTATCCATTATCCATACAAATAAATCACTTCAATTTCTACCCTAAGATGGTATCCACTTCGATCCATTGATTCCTCAAATGCTTAAGACACTTGGAGACTCTATGAGAatctaaaaaagaaagaaaagcttaCTGGCTAAAGATGTCCTGCATATTCATGCCCCCACCTCCACCTCCACGTCCACCATTAGCAGCATGCTGTTTAAGACCTTCTTCACCATACTTGTTATAAATCTCCCTCTTCTCCTCATCCGATAGTACTTCATAAGCTGTTACAACATCAACACACACACCACTGAGTCTAACTTCAAAAGAGTGATTATCTAATCAGGAGTGCAGAAAAAGAATACCGTTGTTGATGTCAGCGAATTTGCGAGTGGCTTCGTCGTTTCCCGGATTCTTATCGGGATGATACTTCAAAGCGAGTTTCCTGTAAGCTCTCTTGATGTGTTCGTCAGAGGCACCTTTCGGCACTTGCAGCACATCGTAGTAGCTCTTCCTGAAATTTCACAAAAACAAGCATTCACAAAGACTCGGATGACGCAGATGGCGTAAGAGAGTGCGAACAAGGCGATACATAGCTCTGACCACCGAATCGCCATTGGAAACGGAAACCAAGAGAGAATCGGATCTCTCAATTCTTACGGTAACCAATCTGAGATTCGTTTCGATTGTTAACAGAGACAACTAAGTTCGAATCTGTCACTTCCCTCTTTCTCGGAAGGATGGATTCCAAAAACCATTTTAGAATTCGAACCCCCAGTGAGTGGTGGGATTACGTGTACATTGCAATGCTTAACCAATCAGGACTCAGAGCATGATTATACCGGTTTCCAAAACCTGTTTATGCAGGAAATCAATGTCTGGGCCCCACTTTTTATAAAAACCACTGTATGCGAGTCCCACTGACACGTGCATGtgattaattcattttttttaaggacaaaaaaaaatcaaaaaaaaaaatttaaggatCCCATAAACGATTTtaccattaatcatgctctaaggaCATGATTAACCCCGGTCTCTTAGCCGGGGTTCTTAAttcatgatttgatatttttttgttttttttttacatttttcggctaagagacggctcttatatctcttatttaagagacggttcttaatttttcttagttaaaatctaagaaaagttaagaaccgtctcttaccCGAAGTTAAGAACCCAGTTAAGAGATTGGGATAAATCATGGTCTAAGTCTCTCGCAGATTTAACCAATCAGTATCATCCACGTGGATAAATGAACTCTAGATTTTGCTgactcttctttttcttctaaaCAAGGTCCGTTTACGTTGAATAATGGATTACTAGAACAAGATCTGCGCCTTGGGAACGatgattttat
This Brassica napus cultivar Da-Ae chromosome C6, Da-Ae, whole genome shotgun sequence DNA region includes the following protein-coding sequences:
- the LOC106397530 gene encoding dnaJ protein ERDJ3B isoform X2, with protein sequence MAIRWSELCIALFALSYAICVIRVFSYYDVLQVPKGASDEHIKRAYRKLALKYHPDKNPGNDEATRKFADINNAYEVLSDEEKREIYNKYGEEGLKQHAANGGRGGGGGGMNMQDIFSQFFGGGGSTEEEEKVVKGDDVIVELEATLEDLYMGGSMKVWREKNVIKPAPGKRKCNCRDEVYHRQIGPGMFQQMTEQVCDKCPNVKFEREGYFVTVDIEKGMKDGEEVSFYEDGEPILDGEPGDLKFRIKTAPHARFRRDGNDLHMTVNITLVEALVGFEKSFKHLDDHEVDISSKGITKPKEVKKFKGEGMPLHFSTKKGNLFVTFEVLFPSSLTEDQKKKIKEVLA
- the LOC106397530 gene encoding dnaJ protein ERDJ3B isoform X1; protein product: MKSYYDVLQVPKGASDEHIKRAYRKLALKYHPDKNPGNDEATRKFADINNAYEVLSDEEKREIYNKYGEEGLKQHAANGGRGGGGGGMNMQDIFSQFFGGGGSTEEEEKVVKGDDVIVELEATLEDLYMGGSMKVWREKNVIKPAPGKRKCNCRDEVYHRQIGPGMFQQMTEQEVSFYEDGEPILDGEPGDLKFRIKTAPHARFRRDGNDLHMTVNITLVEALVGFEKSFKHLDDHEVDISSKGITKPKEVKKFKGEGMPLHFSTKKGNLFVTFEVLFPSSLTEDQKKKIKEVLA